The genomic interval GTGGTAGGAATTATTTTTCAGTGACGCAGGAACTTCGAATATCATTGAAAATTGTGCGAATAATTGATTAGAGGTGTCTCAGATTCTTCAACcaccagtatttttttttaaatatatgtacgTGTTTGTAGAACAGAGGAAATCAAAATGCTAATTAAAGTCAAGGTAAGAAGATATATGCATCTCATAAAGTATAGTAAAGCACTGCATGCCAGACAcctagctatttttttttaatctttcacaGTACTTTCTTCATACGTAGTACTGTGAACATAATTGAACAGTTTGTTGTGTATAAATGATGATGGCCATGAACCCTTCAGAGGCAAGGCTTGTATCTATGGTTAtgatatttaatgattaacaatcttctgcactgtttttaaagaCGCTCACTGGAAAAGAAATCGAGATTGACATCGAGCCCACAGACAAGGTACTATACAGTGTACATAATCTTTAATGATTCATAGGTAATGCCATTTTTTAACCCACAGATTTCTATCAATTGCACAGTTAACAGTAAAGAGTGTTTGATTTGATGTGCTTTGCATGTATATGCATTGCTGTGCCTGTCTTATTCAGGTGGAGAGAATAAAAGAGAGAGTGGAGGAGAAAGAGGGAATACCACCCCAGCAACAGAGACTCATTTACAGTGGAAAACAGATGTAAGgcaccacacacacgcacacaacacacacacacacacatgttggtgcagttatcattatgaggactctccatagacataatgatttttatactgtatgaactatagattctatctcctaaccctaaccccagccctaaacctaaccctcacaaaaaactttctgcatttttacattttcaataaaacatagtttagtatgttttttaagtggtttgaattatggggacactagaaatgtcctcataaaccacatttatagcataatacccttgttattaccagtttgtaacctaaaaaaaagtcctcataaaccacttaaacctgcccacacacaccacaaaccAGAGATCTTTTaatcttacaccctgtctacactgggcgcAACGacttgaagctgtctacactgggcgCAACGacttgaagctgtctacactgggcgCAACGacttgaagctgtctacactggacgcatcAACACGAATGTTCTAAACtgtttaatttgtgtagtagcgccagcgcgtgcatcgcaaaatggaacgggacacccgtTTATTGTCCacggatgcttccagtgtagacagcatcattgattataatggggtttcATTACTTTAGACACAATGCtcatgtccggtgtagacagggtgttaatcCAAACACTCCATTTTTCAGGAACGATGAGAAAACGGCAGCAGACTACAAGATCCAGGGCGGCTCAGTGCTGCATCTGGTTCTTGCACTAAGAGGTGGGCAGGTCCACCTGCAGCCCAACAGCATCTTCCCTACTATGTAATCGCCAGTCCTGCCTTAGCCACCACAGATATCCAGTCAATATGCTTGCACATGCCACAAGAAACCGCTGGAACCGTATGGTGGTTTGATGAGTGGTAGCCACTATATTCTTTGTTGGAACATTCATCAGCTTCTTCCTGTAGAAGTCATGCCCCCTTAATTTGTTTAGAGCATAAATGTGCTCTTTTTGTTAAGTTTACAAGGAGTGTTAGAAATCAAGTTAAAACTGTACCAGTTTGTCAATAAAAAGTAATCCGGACATTTAAGCATGTTGTAACAGTGTGTTTATTCTATCATCTTTCACAAGTTTTATTATGACCATGTTGTGAATAGATCACACCTGCAAACAGAGATAACAATCTTAATACATTGTGGAACAGATGTGACATCTGAAAACATTGAAAAGGGAGGCTATAATCTGCTGTTCTCCTGCCTTGTTGCCAACAATAGGGGGCACTGTtgtataagatttatttttaaccAATTTAATGGGATACTTCacctaaaaatataaattctcttatcatttactcaccctcatgccatcctagatatgtgttgctttctattttttctgcagagcacaaagatttttagaagaacatttcagatctgtaggtccattcaatgcaagtgaatggtgaccagaactttgagctccaaaaaggacataaaggcagcataaaagtaaccatacgtctctagtggtttaatcagtgtcttcagaagcgttataggcatgggtgagaaacagatcaataattaagtcctttttttctatttttttttttttttttactataaatctccaattcttcttttgttttttgtggttcatgttctttgtgcatattgcaacCTAcaaggcagggaggagaattttttttttagtaaaaaacgacttaaatagtgatctgtttctcacccacacctatcatatctgttctgaagacatggattttaccactgaaattgtatggattacttttatgctgtcttcatgtgctttttggagcttcaaagctctcTCCACCAGACCACCTGctcatggacctacagagctgaaatattcttctaaaaatcttcatttgagttctgcagatgacagaaagtcatacacatctgggatgacatgagggtgagtaaatgatgacagaatttcatttttgggtgaactacccctttaatgtgTGCATAGCAAAACACCCAGATCTTTTTTGGCTcagcatatatatttatttatcttttaatatatattaaaacaaatacaaaacttaTAAGAAACAAGAGAACTCTGCTAGAAACCGTTCACCCCCAGTTATGAATAGTGGTAATTTGAACTTTAAATTCTTTATTAATTCAgactgtaaatatttaaatattaatataatctaTATAGGTCATTCAATAATAGAGTTATATAGATGTGACAAGGACATTCAAATATTGTATCAATAATTTGTTACTGATGACAATCATATGTAAAATATACAGAAAACCCATTTTGTATGGCTTTCAGTATCACCTGTTCTAGAATGTGTGTGGGCTTAGAAAGTCTGAACCCATCAGGACTGCCAATATGAAAGCCTGTAATTTTAGCACAGTCAAAGTTACATTATCTATATAAAATAGACATTGTGTTATTGCATTTGCAACACAACAGGCAGTGCTGAATACTGAGGCAGAGCTCAGGAGCAGCAAAACTAGAAAGTTACATACAATTATCAAAGATTATTATCAAAATTACTGTATGCAGTCAGTATTTAATTAACTGTACTGATAATGACAGGTCTTGCTGTAATCTGAATAGGAGAGAGGAACTATCAAAAAGGCAGTGCTTACTGTGTTGGGGGAAGGTTATGATTTGATGTTATACAGTCTCAGGAATGTTGGGGGGAAGAAGCTCATGCAAAATGGCAATGAATTACACTGTGATCTATATATTCTATTGCTTTTTATACAGCACCTACACATTACAGAtcagccaaaaaacaaacaaacaaacaaacaaacaaaaaacaattggcACTTTTTCTATAGTTTTTATAACAATTTTTTTAACAAGTATTGGGTGGTTAAAGGTGTGACATCAATACAGAGGCACACTAAAAAGACCCTGTGACCACAAAAAGCCTTATGCAGTTATATGTACAACAGTGACTTGCATACTGTACATACTCTTCAACTGAGCATTTATCTTGCAGAAACATactacatacactgatcagccacaacattaacaccacctgcctaatattgtgtaggtcccccttgtgccgccaaaagagTGCCAACCctcatttcagaatagcattctgagatgctattcttctcaccacaattgtacagagcagttatctgagttaccagactttgtcagtttgaaccagtctggtcattctctgttgaatcatgcagatatgggtcaggagcttcagttaattttcacatcaaccatcagaatgggggaaaaaatgtgatctcagtgaattggaccgtggcatgattgttggtgccagatgggctggtttgagtatttctgtaactgctgatctcctgggattttcacacacaacagtctctagaatttactctgaatggtgccaaaaccaaaaaacatccagtgagcagcagttctgtggacagaaatgccttgttgatgagagaggtcaacagagaatggccagactggtttgaactgacaaagtctacagtaactcagatgaccactctctacaattgtggtgagaagaatatcatctcagaatgccattctgagatACAGGTTGGTGctcttttggcagcacgaggggaacctacacaatattaggcaggttgttttaatgttgtggctgatcggtgtattataagtattttaaaaaaacaaacaaatcataatCGTAAAGGTTTTTAAGGCTTTTGCTTAATTTTGGTGTGTAGTTTGATTAAGTAACAGTATTTAATGTAATCTGGATCCTGTCTGTTAGTAAACCATATATTTGATAGCTTGTTAGTTTGATTCCAGTCCATTGTATTTCACTTCTGTTAATATCTATCATCCATCAACATGATTAGGattgtatattattttgtatatattatttattgtatactATGACTGATTTAACCGGCTTATACAGTGTATCAAGAGTGATTTCAAGTTCTGAATATTCACATATTTCACTTTTATTGCCTTAAAATAAATGATAGGACCAAAAAATATATAactacattcatatatatatatatatatttttattttttttcaatttaaatatgTCAACGTTACGGACACTAtgcaccaccttttttttttttcgcgtAAAATTTGCAGCAACGATTGTGtaaatacttttgaaataatTATGCTGAATGAAAGTGAACTCAGGGGTACTGACTGTGGTTGTACTCTCTGTCAAATGCTCAGACAGAATGACCACATTGGCCTCTAAGTTTTCGTTGAACACTTTTTAACATCAAAAATATCAGAAAGCAAAATATTCTCAAACAGTGATAATAACATCTACAATGACATCAAAcagttttatgtaaaaaatattaaggcaaataaaaaaaatgtattcgtaCCAGAGTAACCTGGTAGAAAACTACTCTGAACCACCACAACTGGttcttatatatactgtatatgccttCAATATATAGTGATTAAAACAAAAGCAATGAGAAATCAATGAAAAATAATAACAGCCGTATCACAATGacaaagtaatatgattacaagaaaattaaaaatatcaaaatcatatttaaacaaaaatggtGTTTTAGTGtaatacaatacaatttaaaatacagCTTTGGCTtataaaaaatgctttaaatgaggAGTGTGAAATACCCGAATTAAAAAGGAGGATTAAAGAGGCAGATGAGAGGGGTTAGAATTAAAACATTAGAATgtacttaataaataaaacaaaccctGCCATTTCAGGTTAGGCCATGATGTTGTTTGCCAAGTTTACCATCAAATGTTCTATATTCTATAGAATGGAATTCTAATCCCCAGATTAAGATAAATCCCAGTGTTTCCCATAGAACGGAATGTTTCCGATATTTTTATTCCTTTTCCAAAACAGTGTTTATGTAAATTCTAGAGTATTCTTTGAGTCATCTAACATTTTAATGTTGTAATTCTGTTGCACAGCCAATGATAGAGAATGCAGTTGCAAATAGACTAGCAACTAGAGACACCCTGAACATTTTCTAAGACCACTATAGCAGAATTATGTGACTAAAGAGCACCCAGTCTCTGTTAATTACTCTCTCCAGAGCTTAGCTCCTGCCCTACGGTGCAACCCCCTCTTTATAAAAAGGCCTAAGGAAACAAGCGAGGTATGTGAACAATTTCAGATTTCCAGTGTCTGTCTCAATAAGACCGGCACCCTGTATGTGAGGGACTGAGTGTGTGTCTCCATGTGTCTGTTCAGCAGTCAGCTGATTTCTCCCCGTCTCCTGCTGACAGCGGAGTCGACTGTTCCTTCAGCTCTATCTCATCTCCACCCTCTTCATTTTTCTTCTCGTCCTCCGCCGGGTAAACCACTGTGCAGAACTTCTGACCCAGGTATGTCATCTTACCTAAGAGTACAGAGAGAGGAATTAAATGTATGTGTCTACACTAATTCAAATAACTTTGAATATAGTCTAAGACTGTTTATACTGACAAAGATTAAGTCCTTAGATCATACAAAAGCCATAATGTAATTATGACCAATGTTTTGGAAACCTCTGCCCAGACTACAGCGCAGTTGCCCCCAATGAAAATACAGTACCAGTGTGTTTTCCAAGGTGGACTAGCAAACCCAGGATGGAATAGCATAGCTATCTTAGATTGACTAAGCTAGTCTTTCTGGTTAAGCTAATTGAGCAGCCTGGTGGGTGAAACCAGCCTCCCCATGCAGGTGACCACATATACTGGTATTTTCAGCAGGACCATGCATCAATGCTCTTTATTCCACTAATATACAACAAAAAACTAATAGCACTCGGACTATTACACTTACCAACAAATGTATTGAAACATTGCGGCTTGTTTTCCCAGTACACGCCCAAGAAATAGACAGGGACACCAGTAAGCATGATGGCCAAA from Myxocyprinus asiaticus isolate MX2 ecotype Aquarium Trade chromosome 1, UBuf_Myxa_2, whole genome shotgun sequence carries:
- the LOC127430764 gene encoding NEDD8-like; this encodes MLIKVKTLTGKEIEIDIEPTDKVERIKERVEEKEGIPPQQQRLIYSGKQMNDEKTAADYKIQGGSVLHLVLALRGGQVHLQPNSIFPTM